A segment of the Streptomyces sp. L2 genome:
CTCGGCGCGGGAGTGCACGGTGACGGCGGGCTCGTCGCCCTCACCCACGCGCACCCGGAGGTCCACGGCCCGGTCGGTGGGCAGGACGAGCGGGGCGTGCAGGGTCAGGTCACGGACGGTCCCGCGGCCGACCTGGTCGCCGGCCCGCACCGCGATCTCGACGAGGGCCGCGCCGGGCAGGACCACGGTCCCGTGCACCGCGTGCTCGGCCAGCCAGGGCTGAGCGGCCGGGGACAGCCGCCCGGTGAACAACACGCCTTCATCGTCCGGGAGTTCGACGGCGGCGGTGAGCAGCGCGTGCTCGGCGTCCGTCTGGCCCGCACTCGTCACGTCGCCCTTGGCCGCGCCCGCGTAGGCGTCGAGCCAGTACGGCTGGTGCTGGAAGGCGTAGGTGGGCAGGTCGACCGGCTGCCGGCCCGGCCCGAAGTAGGCGGACCAGTCGACGCCGGGCAGCCGGGTCAGCGCCTCGACGAGGGCCTGCGGCTCGGACCGGTCCCGGCGCAGGCCCGCGATCAGCGTCCCCTCGGTGCCGGTGTCGGCGGCCATCGCGGTGAGCACGGCGTCTGGGCCCAGCTCCAGGAAGGTGCGGACTCCGCGCCCGTCGAGGGTGGCGACGGCGTCGGCGAACCGGACTGCCTCGCGGACGTGGCGAACCCAGTAGGAGGGCTGGGAGAGGTCGTCGTACGAGACCGTCGTGCCCGTCAGCGTCGAGACGATCGCGGTCGTCGTCTCGTGGTACGTGAGCTGGGCGGCGATCTGCTCGAACTCGGCGAGCATCGGCTCCATGAGAGGTGAGTGGAAAGCGTGGCTCACGGTGAGCTTCTTCGCCTTACGGCCTTCACCACTGAAGTGGCTGACAACCGTGTTCACACCTGTTTCCGGGCCGGACACGACGATCGACATCGGTCCGTTCACAGCCGCGATGCCCGTGCCGTCCGGCAACACGGCCCGCACCTCGTCCTCGGTCGCCTGTACGGCAGCCATCGCGCCCCCTGAAGGGAGCCGCTGCATCAGCCTCCCGCGGGCAGCGACCAGCTTGCTCGCGTCCTCCAGGGACCACAGTCCCGCCACGTGCGCGGCAGCCAGCTCACCGATCGAATGCCCGGCCAGCACGTCAGGCCGTACACCCCACGCCTGAAGCAACCGGAACAGGGCAACTTCCAGGGCGAACAGCGCGGGCTGCGTGTACCCCGTCTCGTCCAGCCCCTCCCCGCCGAACATGACCTCCTTGAGGGGCCGTTCGAGATGCGCATCCAGCGCATCGCACACCTCGTCCAACGCAGCGGCGAACACCGGGAAGGCCTCATACAGCTCACGCCCCATCCCCGCCCGCTGACTCCCCTGCCCCGTGAACAGGAACGCCAGCGGATCACGCCCGGCGCCCGGCAGCGGAGCGGTGCCGCCGGCCAGGGCCTCCAGGCCGGCCAGCAGTCCTTCCCGGTCCCCGGCTGCCACACCGGCCCTGTGGGCGAAGGACGACCGGTGCGCCACCAGGGCGTGGCCCACGTCCGCGAGGTCCAGGTCGGGACGGGCGGTGGCGAACCCGAGCAGGCGTGCCGCCTGGCCGCGGACCGCCTCTGCGGTCTTGCCGGAGACGATCCAGGGAACGACCGAGAGCGGCGCGGCTTCAGGAGCCTCGGCGGACTCCTCGGCGGGAGCCTCCTCGACGATGACGTGGGCGTTGGTGCCGCTGATCCCGAACGAGGAGACACCGGCCCGCCGTACCCGCTGCTCATCCGCCTTCCACGGCCGGGCCTCGGTCAGCAGCTCCACCGCCCCAGCCGACCAGTCGACGTGGGACGAGGGAGCATCGGCGTGCAGGGTCTGCGGCAGTTTCTCGTGACGCAGGGAGAGGACCATCTTGATGATCCCGGCGACACCGGCCGCCGCCTGCGTGTGTCCCAGGTTGGACTTGATGGACCCCAGCCACAGCGGGGCTCCCTCGGCACGGTCCTGACCGTAGGTCGCCAGCAGCGCCTGCGCCTCGATCGGATCGCCCAGCCGGGTACCGGTGCCATGGGCCTCGACCGCGTCGACCTGCTGGGCGGTGAGGCGGGCGGAGGCGAGGGCCTGCCGGATGACACGCTGCTGGGACGGCCCGTTCGGCGCGGTCAGCTGGCTGCTCGCACCGTCCTGGTTGACCGCCGAACCCTTGATGAGGGCGAGGACACGGTGGCCGTTCTTCCGCGCGTCCGACAGCCGCTCCAGGACCAGGACACCCACGCCCTCGCCCCAGCCGGTGCCGTCGGCGGCCTCCGCGAACGGCTTGCACCGGCCGTCCGACGCAAGCCCCCGCTGCCGGGAGAAGTCGACAAACGTGTCCGGCGTCGACATCACCGTCACACCACCGGCCAGAGCGAGCGTGCACTCGCCGCCCCGCAGCGCCTGCGCCGCCAGGTGCACCGCGACCAGCGACGACGAACACGCCGTGTCCACCGTCACCGCCGGACCCTCAAGACCCAGCGCGTACGACACCCGGCCCGACACCACACTCGCCGCGCTGCCGTTACCGAGGAAGGCGGAGAGATCCTGGGGGACGTCCTGGAGGTGGGCGCCGTAGTCGTGGTACATGACGCCGGCGAAGACGCCGGTCGCGCTGCCGCGCAGGGCCGCCGGGTCGATGCCCGCCCGCTCGAACGCCTCCCACGAGGTCTCCAGCAGCACCCGCTGCTGAGGGTCCGTCGCCAGCGCCTCACGCGGGCTGATCCCGAAGAAGTCGGCGTCGAAGTCGGCGGCGCCGTCCAGGAAGCCGCCCTCGACGGACGTGGTCTTGCCCGGGGCGTCCGGGTCGGGGTCGTACAGGCCCGCCACGTCCCAGCCGCGGTCCGTGGGGAACGGGGTGATGGCGTCGCCGCCCGCGGCGAGCAGGCTCCACAGGTCCTCCGGGGAGGTCACCCCGCCGGGGTAGCGGCAGGCCATGCCGACGACGGCGATCGGCTCGTGGCTCTTCTCCTCCTCCTCGCGCAACCGCCTGCGGGTGTCACGCAGTTCGGTCGTGGCCCTCTTGAGGTAGTCGAGGAGCTTCTGTTCGTTCGACTCATTCGACATGCGGTTCGTCCACCTGTGGGAGAGGAGAGCGGGAGGAGGGAGAAAGGGGGGCGGGATCCGTCAGCTCAGGGCCGCGGTGCGCAGTCCGGAGAGGGTGCGCCAGAGGGCCCCCGGGGTGCTGAAGGTCTCCATGGACAGGGCGTCGTCGGTGAACTTGACGTCGTAGGCGTTCTCGATCTCGATCAGGAGGTCGACGATGCCGAGGGAGTCGAGGCCCGCGTCACGCAGGTCCAGGCTCTCGGTGAAGGAGGCGTCCTCGGGGAGGAAGCCGAGGTGGGGGCGGACGATGCCCTCGAACTGGTCGTCCCACATGGCCGGTTGGTCCTCTCTGCGGGTGGGGTTGCTGGTCAGTCGCGCGGGGCGAGAACGCACTCGACGACGCTGTGCTCGGTGGAGAGATTGCGGATGGACCGCACCTGGAGGCCGGCGCCCACCGCCTGCGCCCGCATGTCCTCCTCGGAGCGGATGCGGGTGCCCTCCTCGCAGACGACCATCTGGAACAGGGAGCGGATCGCGGAGGCGTTGTCGTGGCCGAGGAGCGGCTCGATGACGAACAGGACGGGCTCGGCGGCCAGGCCCTCGGACTCCTCGACGGTGCGGGTCATGGCCCGCTGGACGGTCTTGAGGATGCGGGTGCTGCTGTCGGGGCTCCAGTTGTGCAGGACGTTCTTGAGGAAGTAGGCGTCGGCGCCGCTCGGCACCTCCTCGAAGAAGTCGGCCTCGGCGAAGGACAGCCGGCGGATCAGGTCCTGGTCGCCGGACTCCTCCAATATCTGGGCGCCGCGCTTGGCGACGTCGGCGCGCTCGGCGACGGTGCCGTGGATGTCGGGGTGGGCCGCGAGGATGCCCTTGAGGAGGTGGCCGCTGCCGCCGCCGACGTCGACGACGGTGGAGATGCGGGAGAAGTCGAAGTCGCGGGCGAGTTCGGCGGCGGCGGGCCGGGTGATGTCGGCCATGGCCTTGTCGTAGACCTCGCCGGCGTCGGTGTCCTTGTCCATGTAGGCGTAGATGGACTCGCCGTACTCGGAGCGGGAGGCGGGCTTGCCGCTCTTGACGGTGGTGAGCAGGTCGCGCCAGACGTCGTAGTACATCTCGCCGCCGAGGACGCACCAGTAGCGCATGGACTGCGGGTGGTCGTCGCGCATCCGCTCGGAGGTCTCGGTCTGCTCGAAGGTGCCGTCCTCGCGTTCGTGGAAGACGCCGACGATGCCGAGGACGCGCAGCAGGTAGAGCACGCCGTCGGGGTTGGCGTCGGTCAGCTCGGCGAGCTGGGCCGGGGTCTTGGGGCCGTCGGCGAGGTGGTCGGCGATGCCGAGCCGGGCGGCCACGCTGAGGGACCGGGAGATCCAGCCCATGCCGGCGAGCTGCAGCAGCTCCATCGTGTCTCCAATTCCTGGTGCTGGTCGTACGTCGGCCGGATGTCGGTCGTACGTGGGTGTCGGCGGGGTCCCGGCGGAAGCCGGGGAGGTCACTCGGCGGCCGGGGCGAGGGCCGTGCGCAGGCGCCGTACGGTGCGGTGGTCGGCGATGTCCTGGAGGCTGACCCGGATGCCCTGCCTGCGGGCCTTGTTGGCGACCTGGGCGGCGCCGAGGCTGGTGCCGCCGAGGGCGAAGAAGTCGTCGTCGAGGCCGGCCTTCGGGGCGCCGGAGAACTGGGCGAACAGGTCGCACAGCAGCGTCTCTTCGGGGGTGCCGGGTGCGGTGTAGCGGGTGACGGCGGCGAAGTCGGGCGCGGGAAGGCGTCCGGTCTCCAGCTTGCCGTTGGCGTTCAGGGGCAGCGTGTCGAGGGTGAGGAAGGCGCTCGGCACCATGTAGTCGGGGAGGGTGTCGGCGAGGTGCTTCTTCAACTCGCCTCCGTCGACGTGTCCTTCAACCTCCGACTGCGGTACGACGTAGGCGACGAGGTGCGTGTCGCCGGTGGGCGTGCGGTGCACGGTGACGGCGGTGCGGGAGACCGCGGGGTGGCGCAGCAGGGCGGACTCGATCTCGCCGAGTTCGACGCGGTAGCCGCGGATCTTGACCTGGCCGTCGAGCCGACCGAGGAAGAACAGGGTGCCGTCGTCGGCGCGGCGGACCCGGTCGCCGGTGCGGTACATGCGGGTGCCGGGCGGGCCGTAGGGGTCGGCGACGAAGCGTTCGGCGGTGAGGGCCGGGCGGCGCAGGTAGCCGCGGGCGAGCTGGCCGCCGGCGATGTACAGCTCGCCGTCGTCGGTGGGCCGCAACTCCTCGTCCAGGACTCTCAGTTCGCTGGTCCAGGTCGGCCGGCCGATGGCGACGGCACCGGACGGCAGGGTGTCGCCGGGGCTGACGGTGTGCACACAGCAGCCGACGGTGGCCTCGGTGGGGCCGTACTCGTTGAGGACCGTGACCTTAGGGTGGCGGGCACGGAAGGCGTCGACGGTCTCGGCGAGCAGGAGTTCGCCGCCGACGACGAGCTGCTCGGTGGGCGCCGCCTCGGGCGGCAGGGTGGCGAGCAGCGCCATGTGGGACGGGGTGACCTTGAGGAGGGCGGGGCTGGGGGCCGGGTCCTCCAGGGCGCCCACGCGGATGGTGCCGCCGCTGGTGAGGGGCGCGTACAGGGTGGTGACCGTCATGTCGAAGGCGACGGAGGAGTGCAGCAGCGTGGTGCGGGCGGCGCTCGGGTAGGTTCCGCGCGCGTAGGCGAGGTAGGCGGCCAGCGGGCGGTGGGTGACGACGACGCCCTTGGGGCGGCCCGTGGAGCCGGAGGTGTAGATGATGTACGCCGGGTGGTCGGGGTGCAGCGGCCGGACGCGGTCGGTGTCACCGGGGCCGGTGGCGGGGGCGGCGTCGATACGGGCGCGGGTGGCGGGGTCGTCGAGGAGGACGGTGACCACGGCGCCGGCCGGGGCCGCGCTGCCGCTGTGGGTGAGCAGGGCGGCCGGGCGGGCGTCCTCGGTCATCAGGGCCAGTCGCTGCGCCGGGTTCTGCAGGTCGAGAGGGAGGTAGGCGGCGCCGGCCTGGAGGACGGCGAGGAAGGCCGCGACGAGGTCCGCGCCGCGCCGCATCCCGACGGCGACGATGTCCTCCGGGCCGAGGCCCAGGGAGATCAGGTGGTGGGCCAGCCGGGAGGACCGCTCGGCGAGCTCGCGGTAGCTGACCGTGTCGTCACCGTCGACGAGGGCGACGGCGTCGGGGGTACGGCGGGCCTGCTCGGCGAAGAGGGCGGGGAGCAGGGCGGGCTGGGCGTCACCGGCGGGCGCGGCGGCCGGTGCGACGGGCGCGACGGCCGGTGCGACGGGCGCGGTGTTCGTTGCGCCGGGCGCGGTGTCGGTTGCGCCGGGCGTGGCGGCCGGCGTTTCGAGGGTGGCGGCCGGCGTTTCGACGGTGGCGGCCGGCGTTTCGACGGTGGCGGCCGGCGTTTCGACGGTGGCGGCCGGCGTTTCGAGGGTGGTGAAGGTGGTGTCCCCCGTGGTGGTCGTCATCGCGGTCACCCGGCCTTCCCGGCCGCGGTCACGGCCACCGTCGCGGCTGCGGGCACCTCGGACAGCAGGCGTTCCAGGGCCCGTGCGGTGGCGGGTGAGCGCAGCAGCTCGTCGTGGGGTACGTCGATGCGGTGCTCGTCGGCGACCGGGTGGTCCGGGGTGGTCGTCGTGAGGGCGGTGGCGGCCGACCAGGCGGGCAGCGGGCTGAGGGTGGTTGCCGCGGTGAGGTAGGAGACCAGGGAGACGAAGGCGCCGGAGAGTTCGTCGCGGATGTCCTCGTCGAGGTCGAGCCGCTCGGCGGCGGCGGCCACGGCGGCCGTGAAGGTTTCGGCGAGTTCCCGGCCGACGACGGGCAGCCGCTCGTCGCCGTACCGCGCCCGCAGGGCCTCGCCGCGGGCGTGGAACGCGTCGAGTTCGGCCGGGGTGAGCAGCGCGCCCAGGGAGTCGCCGGCGGTGTGGAAGTCGTCGTACAGACCTCTGTTCGCGGGGAGTTCGGGGTCCAGGAGGATCAGCCGGGGGGCGGGCTGCCAGTCGGCGATGCGCTCGGCGAGGGCCGCCGCGAAGACGCCGCCGGCGCAGTAGCCGAGCACCGCCTCCACGGGGGCGCCGAAGGCGCGGACCTCGCCGAGCCACCAGTCGAGGTAGGCGTTGCCGGTGGGCGGGACCTGGTCGTCGGGGCCGGGCGGGCGGCTCGTCCAGAGTGTGCGCGGCTGGTCGAGGAGCGGGGCGAGGTCGGCGAACTGGGCCGGCCCGCGGCTGCCCGCGGCGAAGTCGACCGCCAGCAGGAGACTTTCACTCTCTCCGCGCTTGAGCGTCTTCCACGCTATTCGGCTCACGGCGATTCCCTGTTTCTGTCCTCGGGCCACAAAAGGAGAATTCGTGGCAGCGGTGAACGTCACGCTAGATGCGGGCGGGCGCGGTGCGGACCCCTACCTTCGGCGGGGGCCACCCCTAACCTCGGATTCCGGCCCGGGCGCCGATACCGGTGGTGATGGCGTCGAGCACCTCGCGCTGGCGGTCGACGAGGTAGAAATGGCCGCCGGCGAACACCTGCACGTCACAGGCGGCGGTGGTGTGCGCGGACCAGGCGCGGGCCTCGTCGAGGGTGGTGTTGGGGTCGCTGTCCCCGGTCAGCACGGTGACAGGGCTGTCGATCCGCGCGCCGGGGTCGGCGCGGTAGGTCTCGACGGCCTTGTAGTCGTTGCGCAGCACGGGCAGGGCGAGCCGCATGATCTCCTCGTTGCCGAGGACCCGGTCGTCGGTGCCGCTGAGCCTGCGCAGCTCCCGGATGACGCCCTCGTCGTCGCGGGTGTGGACGCGGTCCGCGCGGGTGCGGGAGGGGGCGCGGCGGGCGGACGCGAACAGCCGGGCGGGGGCGGGCAGTCCGGCGCCGGCGAAGCGGCGGGCGATCTCGAAGGCGACGGTGGCGCCCATGCTGTGCCCGAAGAAGTACAGCGGCCGGTCGGCGTACTGCCGTACCTCCTCGAAGGCGAGGTCGGCGAGTTCGGGAACATTGTCGATCAGGGGTTCCCTACGGCGTTCCTGGCGGCCGGGATATTGCACGACGAGGACGTCGATGCCGGGGGTGAGCGCCTTGGCGACCGGGAAATAGAAACTCGCCGAACCGCCGGCGTGCGGAAAGCAGATGAGGCGGGGTGCGCCGGCCACGGCGGGGTGGTAGCGGCGAATCCAGTCGCTTTCGAGAAGGTCGGTGTCGGCCCCCTGTGCCTGGGTGTGCGCCAACTGCTGCTGTGTGGTCATGCGAAGCCCCTCGGGTCGTCGTCAGTGCTGGGTGTCGTCGGTGTCGGGCGCCGGTGCGGGAGCGGGGCCTGCGTCGGCGTCCGCGTCGGCATCGGCATCGGCATCGGCATCCGCGTCCGCGTCCATACCCGGGCCCGCGTCGGGAATGTCCGGGAGGAATCCGAAGAGCATCTCGGTGAGCTGCCACTGCCCGGCGAACTCGGCGAGTTCCGCCTCCGGGACGGGCACGCCGGCCCGCCGCAGTGCTTCGCCGAGCTGCCGCTGGGCGTCCGGCTCGGAGGGGGCGCCCTGCGGGAGGACGACCGGTGCGGGACGGCCCGCCGGGAGCGGGCCGGGGGCGCGCAGGTGCCAGTCGGTGTGCTGCTGGTAGGCGTCGGCGACGGCGAGCAGGGCCCGGTCGGTGCCGGGGGCGCCGGCCAGTTGCAGGGACAGCGGGAGACCCGCCGGGTCGAAGCCCATGGGCAGGGCGACGGCGGGGAAGCCGACGGCACTCCACAGGCTGGGCAGCCAGGACACGGCGCCGAGGCCCGCCGGGTCGTCGTAGCGGGGGGCGACGCCGGGCCAGGTGGGGGTGGCGATCGCGTCGAGTCCGTCGAGCCGGCGGCGCAGCCCGGCCGCGCCCCAGGCACGGACCCGCTGGGCGTGGACGTACACGGAGGCGGGGATCAGGCCGCCGAGGACGAGGGTGCGCCGGAAGGGCCGCCCGTACTGGTCCCAGCGGGCGCGCAGTCCGGCGCCGTGGGTGTCGAAGCCCTCGGCGAGGAGGGTGATGAGCTGGGCGGCGAACAGCGGGTACAGCTCGGGGAGTTCGACGCTGACGACCTTGGCGCCCTGGTCCCTGAGGCGTTCGAGGGCGGTGTCGAAGGCGTCCCGGCAGTCCGGGGAGAGCTGGCCGGCCTCCTCCAGGGCGCGGTCGGGCACGCCGACGCGCACGCCGTCCAGGCCGGTGCGCCACTCGGGTTCGGGGGCGTCCCAGGCGGCGGCGACACCGAGGGCGCGGGCCGCGTCGCGGACGGTACGGGCCAGGGTGCCGACGGTGTCGAGGCTGGGCGCGAGCGGGCGGCAGCCGGCGGTCGGGACGAGGCCGTGGGTGGGCTTGACGCCGGTGACCCCGCACAGGGCGGCGGGGATGCGGATGCTGCCTCCGGTGTCGGTGCCGAGGCCGACGTCGAACAGGCCGTGCACGAGCCCGGCCGCGCTGCCGCTGCTGGAACCGCCCGGGTAGCGGTCGGGGTCCCAGGGGTTGCGCGGCACGGGGAACGGCAGGGCCGGGTCGGGGCGGCCCAGCGCGTGCTCGCCCGCGGTGGTCAGGCCCAGCGGGACGGCGCCGGCGGCGCGCAGCCGTCGTACGGCCACGGCGTCCCGGCCGCGGTGCCAGTCGGCGTCGTGCACCTTGCTGTGCCCGGTGGGGACGGCCTCGCGGGTGGCGAAGACGTCCTTGACACCGAGGGTCACCCCGTCGAGCGGGCCTGTGCCGGTGGTGGCGGTGTGCGGCTCGTCGGCGTGTGGTGCGCCGACGTGTGGTGCGTCGGCGCGTGGTGCGTCGATCTGCGGCTCGCCGGTGTGCGGTTCGCCGGTGTGCGGTGCGTCGAAGCGGTGCGCGAACACCCCGAGCCGCTCGTCGAGGCGGTCGGCGGGGAGCCGCCCCCGCTCCCCCCGGGTACTGACGTCCACCATGGCCGCTCTCCGTAGGTCCGTTGACTGCCCGGGCGTTCCGGGTCTACGACCCTAGGAAGGGGTCACGGGCGTGCAGTCCCCCTTGACGGACCCCTGCCCACCCCTGAATTCCCACCCCTGCCTGCCGGTTGTCCTCGGGCTTCCCGGCTACGGTGGCAGGGGCGCCCGGAACAGGACGGCGTCCGGGGCGGTCCAGGCCGCCGCGATCCCGGGTCCGGAAAGGGGGGATTTCCTTGCTGCGGGACGACACACCTCTGCCCATCGGGCAGGTGACGCTGTACGACGACGCGGGCGACGCCTCTCCGGCCCGCGTCCTGATCTCCGCGCTGGGCGACCTCTACGACCCCGGACCGGCCCCGGAGGACGGCCCATTGGCGCTGCGCACCGCGACATCCGTCGTCGACCCGCCGTTCTTCGGCAACGGCGACATCGGGCGGCTCGCGGTCTGTACGGCCGTCAACGCGCTCGCGGCCACCGGCGCGCTGCCGCGCCGGCTGGCGCTGGCCGCCGTCGTCGAGGCGGGGCTGCCGTCCGTGCTGCTGCACCGGGCCGCCGGGTCCGTACGGGAGGCCGTGCGGGAGGCCGGGGTGCGGGTCGCGGCCGTCGACGCGCGGGTGGTGCGGGCCGGTGAGGTCGATCAACTCGCCCTCATGGCGACGGCGTTCGGGGTGTTTACCCGCCCGCCGCTGGACGCGTCCGCGCTGCGCCCCGGCGACCGCGTCCTGCTCTCCGCCCCGCTGGGCAGCCACGCCGTGCACGTGCTCTCGCTGCGCGCCGGACTGGGGTACGAGTACCACGTGCCCAGCGACGCCGCCCCGCTGGCCGGACTGGTCGAAGGGGTCCGCGCGGCCCTGCCGCCGGACGCGGTCCGCGCGGCCGGGGCGGTGGCCGAGGGCGGACTGGCGGCGGTCCTGCGGGAGTTCGCGTCCCGCTCGGGCCACGCGGTGCGCGTCGACGAGTACGCGCTCCCCGTCCCCTACGGTGCCCGCGAGGCGTTCGACGTGCTCGGCCTCGACCCGCTGTACGCCGCAGGAGCGGGCTGCCTCTGCCTGGTGGTCGCCCCCGAGGCGGAACCGGCCGCCCTGACCGCCCTGCGCGCCCACCGCGCGGGCCGCCTCGCCACGGCGGTGGGGTGGATCGGCGGCACCGCGCGCG
Coding sequences within it:
- a CDS encoding phosphopantetheine-binding protein → MWDDQFEGIVRPHLGFLPEDASFTESLDLRDAGLDSLGIVDLLIEIENAYDVKFTDDALSMETFSTPGALWRTLSGLRTAALS
- a CDS encoding methyltransferase; amino-acid sequence: MELLQLAGMGWISRSLSVAARLGIADHLADGPKTPAQLAELTDANPDGVLYLLRVLGIVGVFHEREDGTFEQTETSERMRDDHPQSMRYWCVLGGEMYYDVWRDLLTTVKSGKPASRSEYGESIYAYMDKDTDAGEVYDKAMADITRPAAAELARDFDFSRISTVVDVGGGSGHLLKGILAAHPDIHGTVAERADVAKRGAQILEESGDQDLIRRLSFAEADFFEEVPSGADAYFLKNVLHNWSPDSSTRILKTVQRAMTRTVEESEGLAAEPVLFVIEPLLGHDNASAIRSLFQMVVCEEGTRIRSEEDMRAQAVGAGLQVRSIRNLSTEHSVVECVLAPRD
- a CDS encoding non-ribosomal peptide synthetase, producing MTTTTGDTTFTTLETPAATVETPAATVETPAATVETPAATLETPAATPGATDTAPGATNTAPVAPAVAPVAPAAAPAGDAQPALLPALFAEQARRTPDAVALVDGDDTVSYRELAERSSRLAHHLISLGLGPEDIVAVGMRRGADLVAAFLAVLQAGAAYLPLDLQNPAQRLALMTEDARPAALLTHSGSAAPAGAVVTVLLDDPATRARIDAAPATGPGDTDRVRPLHPDHPAYIIYTSGSTGRPKGVVVTHRPLAAYLAYARGTYPSAARTTLLHSSVAFDMTVTTLYAPLTSGGTIRVGALEDPAPSPALLKVTPSHMALLATLPPEAAPTEQLVVGGELLLAETVDAFRARHPKVTVLNEYGPTEATVGCCVHTVSPGDTLPSGAVAIGRPTWTSELRVLDEELRPTDDGELYIAGGQLARGYLRRPALTAERFVADPYGPPGTRMYRTGDRVRRADDGTLFFLGRLDGQVKIRGYRVELGEIESALLRHPAVSRTAVTVHRTPTGDTHLVAYVVPQSEVEGHVDGGELKKHLADTLPDYMVPSAFLTLDTLPLNANGKLETGRLPAPDFAAVTRYTAPGTPEETLLCDLFAQFSGAPKAGLDDDFFALGGTSLGAAQVANKARRQGIRVSLQDIADHRTVRRLRTALAPAAE
- a CDS encoding alpha/beta fold hydrolase — encoded protein: MTTQQQLAHTQAQGADTDLLESDWIRRYHPAVAGAPRLICFPHAGGSASFYFPVAKALTPGIDVLVVQYPGRQERRREPLIDNVPELADLAFEEVRQYADRPLYFFGHSMGATVAFEIARRFAGAGLPAPARLFASARRAPSRTRADRVHTRDDEGVIRELRRLSGTDDRVLGNEEIMRLALPVLRNDYKAVETYRADPGARIDSPVTVLTGDSDPNTTLDEARAWSAHTTAACDVQVFAGGHFYLVDRQREVLDAITTGIGARAGIRG
- a CDS encoding amidase, with translation MVDVSTRGERGRLPADRLDERLGVFAHRFDAPHTGEPHTGEPQIDAPRADAPHVGAPHADEPHTATTGTGPLDGVTLGVKDVFATREAVPTGHSKVHDADWHRGRDAVAVRRLRAAGAVPLGLTTAGEHALGRPDPALPFPVPRNPWDPDRYPGGSSSGSAAGLVHGLFDVGLGTDTGGSIRIPAALCGVTGVKPTHGLVPTAGCRPLAPSLDTVGTLARTVRDAARALGVAAAWDAPEPEWRTGLDGVRVGVPDRALEEAGQLSPDCRDAFDTALERLRDQGAKVVSVELPELYPLFAAQLITLLAEGFDTHGAGLRARWDQYGRPFRRTLVLGGLIPASVYVHAQRVRAWGAAGLRRRLDGLDAIATPTWPGVAPRYDDPAGLGAVSWLPSLWSAVGFPAVALPMGFDPAGLPLSLQLAGAPGTDRALLAVADAYQQHTDWHLRAPGPLPAGRPAPVVLPQGAPSEPDAQRQLGEALRRAGVPVPEAELAEFAGQWQLTEMLFGFLPDIPDAGPGMDADADADADADADADADAGPAPAPAPDTDDTQH
- a CDS encoding AIR synthase-related protein; this encodes MLRDDTPLPIGQVTLYDDAGDASPARVLISALGDLYDPGPAPEDGPLALRTATSVVDPPFFGNGDIGRLAVCTAVNALAATGALPRRLALAAVVEAGLPSVLLHRAAGSVREAVREAGVRVAAVDARVVRAGEVDQLALMATAFGVFTRPPLDASALRPGDRVLLSAPLGSHAVHVLSLRAGLGYEYHVPSDAAPLAGLVEGVRAALPPDAVRAAGAVAEGGLAAVLREFASRSGHAVRVDEYALPVPYGAREAFDVLGLDPLYAAGAGCLCLVVAPEAEPAALTALRAHRAGRLATAVGWIGGTARGVVEVRALDGTVTPVRAEGELDGGPARLL